A genomic stretch from Colwellia sp. Arc7-635 includes:
- a CDS encoding methyltransferase: protein MHTTAQTIKKVFTASIVSATLLCSGFANAHQDADHQSQLEQAIAGDHRSAKNKARDEFRHPKETLEFFGFNSSMTVVEITPGGGWYTEILAPAVKGQGKLYGAHYPDTGENNYYSNSRKQLVAKLASNAVFSEVELTNFVPRQASELAPAGTADLVLTFRNLHNWRDEGVEQAFKDAYKALKKGGVLGVVEHRLPAGVDAEKAKGYVLQSKAIEQAQAAGFTLAASSEINANAKDTVIYPKGVWTLPPVLRLGEQDKAKYMAIGESDRMTLKFVK from the coding sequence ATGCATACAACAGCTCAAACTATCAAAAAAGTTTTTACCGCCTCAATCGTTTCTGCAACCTTATTATGTTCTGGGTTTGCTAACGCTCATCAAGACGCTGATCATCAAAGTCAGCTTGAACAAGCTATTGCTGGAGATCACCGTTCAGCAAAAAACAAAGCACGTGATGAATTTCGTCATCCGAAAGAAACTTTAGAATTCTTTGGTTTTAACTCATCTATGACTGTGGTTGAAATTACACCAGGTGGCGGTTGGTATACCGAAATATTAGCTCCAGCCGTAAAAGGTCAAGGTAAGCTTTATGGCGCTCATTACCCTGATACGGGTGAAAACAATTATTATAGTAATTCACGTAAGCAATTAGTTGCAAAGCTAGCGAGTAACGCCGTATTTAGTGAAGTAGAACTGACTAACTTTGTTCCGCGTCAAGCAAGCGAACTTGCGCCTGCTGGCACAGCTGATTTGGTATTAACTTTCCGTAATTTACATAACTGGCGTGATGAAGGCGTAGAGCAGGCATTTAAAGATGCTTATAAAGCCTTGAAAAAAGGTGGCGTTTTAGGTGTTGTTGAACATCGCTTACCTGCTGGTGTTGATGCTGAAAAAGCAAAAGGCTATGTTTTACAAAGTAAAGCTATTGAGCAAGCACAAGCTGCTGGTTTTACTTTAGCAGCAAGCAGTGAAATAAATGCCAATGCTAAAGACACCGTTATCTATCCAAAAGGTGTTTGGACATTACCGCCGGTTTTACGTCTAGGCGAGCAAGATAAAGCAAAATATATGGCGATTGGCGAAAGTGATCGTATGACATTAAAATTTGTAAAATAA
- the purH gene encoding bifunctional phosphoribosylaminoimidazolecarboxamide formyltransferase/IMP cyclohydrolase: MDTPRPIKRALLSVSDKTGIVEFARSLSLKGVDLLSTGGTAKLLAENGIKVTEVSDYTGHPEIMDGRVKTLHPKVHGGILARRDMDEAVMAENDISAIDLVVVNLYPFADAVADENCSLENAIENIDIGGPTMVRAAAKNHKDVTIVVNAQDYARVLAEMDVNDGSLVYQTRFDLAIAAYEHTAAYDGMIANYFGKMLPVHGSNETASVEKKKFPRTFNSQFIKKQDLRYGENSHQDAAFYVEANPEEASVSTAKQIQGKALSYNNIADTDSALECVKEFEEAACVIVKHANPCGVAIGDNILVAYNSAYATDPTSAFGGIIAFNRELDAETAEAIVSRQFVEVIIAPSISEAAAQIVAAKPNVRLLVCGQWTTQTTGLDYKRVNGGLLIQDRDQGKVQADELKVVTKRQPTDAEMRDLQFCWKVAKYVKSNAIVYVKNSMTIGVGAGQMSRVYSAKVAGIKAADEGLEVAGSVMASDAFFPFRDGLDAAAAAGITAVIQPGGSMRDNEVIAAADEHNIAMVFTGMRHFRH; encoded by the coding sequence ATTAAAGTAACAGAAGTTTCTGATTACACAGGTCATCCAGAAATTATGGATGGTCGAGTTAAAACACTTCATCCAAAAGTACATGGTGGCATTTTAGCGCGCCGTGATATGGACGAAGCCGTGATGGCTGAAAATGATATCAGTGCTATTGATTTAGTTGTGGTAAATCTTTACCCATTTGCTGATGCCGTTGCTGATGAAAATTGTTCATTAGAAAATGCGATTGAAAACATTGATATTGGCGGGCCAACAATGGTGCGCGCAGCAGCTAAAAATCATAAAGACGTTACTATTGTGGTTAATGCACAAGATTACGCACGTGTTTTAGCTGAAATGGATGTTAATGATGGTTCTTTGGTTTATCAAACACGTTTTGATCTTGCTATAGCCGCTTATGAGCACACTGCAGCTTATGACGGCATGATTGCTAACTATTTTGGTAAAATGTTGCCAGTTCATGGTAGTAATGAAACGGCAAGTGTGGAAAAGAAAAAATTCCCACGTACTTTTAATAGCCAATTCATTAAAAAACAAGACTTACGCTACGGTGAGAACTCACATCAAGATGCGGCGTTTTATGTTGAAGCGAATCCAGAAGAAGCTTCAGTGTCTACAGCTAAACAAATTCAGGGTAAGGCGTTATCATATAACAATATTGCCGATACAGATTCAGCACTCGAGTGTGTGAAAGAATTTGAAGAAGCAGCCTGTGTTATCGTAAAGCATGCTAATCCTTGTGGTGTTGCTATTGGTGACAACATATTAGTCGCATACAATAGCGCTTATGCAACAGACCCTACATCTGCCTTCGGTGGAATTATTGCTTTTAACCGTGAATTAGATGCAGAAACCGCTGAAGCAATCGTTTCTCGTCAATTTGTGGAAGTAATTATCGCACCAAGTATTTCAGAAGCTGCTGCACAAATTGTTGCTGCTAAACCTAATGTACGTTTATTAGTTTGTGGTCAATGGACTACGCAAACTACTGGCCTTGATTATAAACGTGTTAATGGTGGTTTATTAATCCAAGACCGTGACCAAGGTAAAGTACAGGCTGATGAGTTAAAAGTTGTGACAAAACGTCAACCAACTGATGCTGAAATGCGTGATCTACAATTTTGCTGGAAAGTAGCAAAATATGTTAAATCAAACGCTATCGTCTATGTTAAAAATAGTATGACTATCGGTGTTGGTGCTGGTCAAATGAGCCGTGTTTATTCTGCAAAAGTTGCTGGTATTAAAGCGGCTGATGAAGGTTTAGAAGTTGCAGGTTCTGTTATGGCGTCTGATGCTTTCTTCCCATTTCGTGATGGTCTAGATGCTGCCGCTGCCGCTGGTATTACCGCAGTCATTCAGCCGGGTGGTTCTATGCGCGATAATGAAGTTATTGCTGCTGCAGATGAACATAACATCGCAATGGTATTTACTGGTATGCGCCACTTCCGTCATTAA